The following proteins come from a genomic window of Gottfriedia acidiceleris:
- a CDS encoding protein arginine kinase → MSINRIINEAISPWMKQEGPDDDIVLSSRIRLARNFSAYLYPTLLSQDKAKEICHLVKHYFEGSTALPNGPFEYIEINQLEPVEKRVLIEKHLISPNLVQESVHGACILSQDEQISIMINEEDHLRIQALFPGLQLREALTQANHIDNYIESQLEYAFDETIGYLTSCPTNVGTGLRASVMMHLPALVITKQFNRLIPTINQLGLVVRGIYGEGSEALGNIFQISNQITLGKSEEEIIEDLTTIVQQLIKHEKSARDALARTSLILLEDRVFRSLGTLKYGRIIETKESAKCLSDVQLGIDLGLIDGLSKNFLHELMILTQPGILQQYVGDQLTPEERDIKRASLIRERLSNKNN, encoded by the coding sequence ATGTCTATTAATCGAATTATTAATGAAGCTATCAGTCCATGGATGAAACAAGAAGGTCCAGATGATGATATCGTTTTAAGTAGTCGTATTAGGTTAGCTAGAAATTTCAGTGCATATTTGTATCCAACTTTACTTAGTCAAGACAAGGCTAAAGAAATTTGTCATTTAGTTAAACATTATTTTGAAGGTAGTACAGCTTTACCAAACGGACCTTTTGAATATATTGAAATTAACCAGTTAGAGCCAGTAGAGAAAAGAGTATTAATTGAAAAACACTTAATAAGTCCTAATTTAGTTCAAGAGTCGGTACATGGTGCATGTATATTATCTCAGGATGAACAAATTAGCATTATGATCAATGAAGAAGACCATTTAAGAATTCAAGCTCTATTTCCAGGTTTACAACTTAGAGAGGCACTTACTCAAGCGAATCATATTGATAATTATATAGAGAGTCAGCTTGAATATGCTTTTGATGAAACAATTGGTTATTTAACCAGTTGTCCTACTAATGTTGGTACCGGATTAAGGGCCTCAGTGATGATGCATCTTCCAGCACTGGTCATCACGAAACAATTTAACCGTTTAATTCCTACTATTAATCAACTTGGTTTAGTAGTAAGAGGAATTTATGGTGAGGGTAGTGAAGCATTAGGTAATATCTTTCAGATTTCGAATCAAATTACATTAGGGAAATCGGAAGAAGAAATAATAGAAGACTTAACGACAATTGTACAACAACTGATCAAACACGAGAAATCAGCAAGAGATGCACTTGCCAGAACTTCTTTAATTCTTTTAGAAGATCGAGTCTTTCGCTCTCTAGGTACACTGAAATACGGAAGAATAATAGAAACAAAGGAAAGTGCTAAGTGTTTATCGGATGTACAATTAGGGATTGATTTAGGTTTAATTGATGGTTTATCTAAAAACTTTTTACATGAATTAATGATATTAACTCAACCAGGTATTTTACAACAGTATGTAGGTGATCAGCTTACTCCCGAAGAAAGGGATATT
- the lysS gene encoding lysine--tRNA ligase, producing MSHEELNDQALIRREKLKTLEGKGIDPFGKKFVRTHSSNDLLAQFDQFSKEELEEKAIVVSFAGRVMTKRGKGKAGFAHVQDLNGQVQIYVRKDAVGEEQYEIFDITDLGDIVGVTGVVFKTNVGELSIKVKEYTFLSKALLPLPDKFHGLQDVEQRYRQRYLDLMNMDSRQTFIARSKIIQSMRRYLDSQGYLEVETPMLHAIAGGASARPFITHHNALDMELYMRIAIELHLKRLIVGGLEKVYEIGRVFRNEGISTRHNPEFTMIELYEAYADYADIMELTENLIAHIAKEVLGTTTIPYGEYTVNLEPKWTRLHMVDAIKKACGVDFWPEMSVEQARTYAKEHKVEVNENMSVGHIINEFFEQKVEETLIQPTFIYGHPVEISPLAKKNADDPRFTDRFELFIVAREHANAFTELNDPIDQKERFEAQLKERELGNDEAHMMDDDYIEALEHGMPPTGGLGIGIDRLVMLLTNSPSIRDVLLFPLMRHK from the coding sequence ATGAGTCACGAAGAATTAAATGATCAAGCCCTTATACGTAGGGAGAAATTAAAAACACTTGAAGGAAAAGGTATCGATCCATTCGGTAAAAAGTTTGTGCGCACACATTCTTCAAATGATTTATTAGCACAATTTGACCAGTTTTCCAAGGAAGAATTAGAAGAAAAAGCGATTGTTGTTTCATTTGCAGGTCGTGTAATGACTAAACGTGGTAAAGGTAAAGCTGGATTTGCACATGTTCAAGATTTAAATGGACAAGTTCAAATCTACGTTCGTAAAGATGCTGTAGGCGAAGAACAATATGAAATCTTTGATATTACTGATTTAGGTGACATTGTAGGTGTTACTGGTGTGGTATTTAAAACGAATGTAGGGGAATTATCTATTAAAGTTAAAGAATATACATTCCTTTCAAAAGCGTTATTACCACTACCTGATAAATTCCATGGTTTACAAGATGTTGAACAACGTTACCGTCAAAGATATTTAGATTTAATGAATATGGATAGCAGACAAACATTTATTGCTCGTAGTAAAATTATCCAATCTATGAGACGTTATTTAGATAGCCAAGGTTATTTAGAAGTTGAAACTCCTATGTTACATGCTATTGCAGGTGGAGCTTCTGCAAGACCTTTTATTACTCATCATAACGCGCTTGATATGGAATTATATATGCGTATTGCAATTGAGCTACACTTAAAACGACTAATTGTAGGTGGACTTGAAAAAGTTTATGAAATTGGTCGCGTATTCCGTAATGAAGGTATTTCTACTCGTCATAACCCAGAGTTTACGATGATTGAATTATATGAAGCTTATGCTGATTATGCTGACATCATGGAACTTACTGAAAATCTAATTGCTCATATCGCTAAAGAAGTTTTAGGTACTACTACTATTCCTTACGGTGAGTACACAGTAAATCTAGAGCCAAAATGGACTAGACTTCATATGGTAGATGCGATTAAGAAAGCTTGTGGAGTAGATTTCTGGCCAGAGATGTCAGTTGAGCAAGCAAGAACATATGCTAAAGAACATAAAGTTGAAGTTAATGAGAATATGTCTGTTGGTCATATTATTAACGAATTCTTTGAACAAAAAGTTGAAGAAACATTAATTCAACCTACATTTATTTATGGTCACCCTGTAGAAATTTCACCGCTTGCGAAAAAGAATGCTGACGATCCGCGTTTTACTGATCGTTTTGAGTTATTTATTGTGGCACGTGAACATGCTAACGCATTTACAGAGTTAAATGATCCAATTGACCAAAAAGAGCGTTTTGAAGCACAGCTTAAAGAACGTGAGCTTGGTAATGACGAAGCGCATATGATGGATGATGATTACATTGAAGCATTAGAGCATGGTATGCCACCAACTGGTGGTCTTGGAATAGGTATTGATCGATTAGTTATGTTGTTAACTAATTCTCCTTCAATCCGTGATGTGCTATTGTTCCCATTAATGAGACATAAATAA
- a CDS encoding CtsR family transcriptional regulator, with product MKNISDIIEQYLMHYFDISDKDYVEIKRSEIANKFDCVPSQINYVINTRFTLERGYVVESKRGGGGYIRIIKVQFHDKASVIDQILSSFTNNIAQSSSEDYIRLLLEKNVITQREAKMMLSVLDRSVIMVNLPYRDELRARMFKAMLRSLKYK from the coding sequence ATGAAGAATATATCAGATATTATTGAACAATATCTAATGCACTACTTTGACATATCTGATAAAGATTATGTCGAGATAAAAAGAAGTGAAATAGCGAATAAATTTGATTGTGTACCTTCTCAAATAAATTATGTAATTAATACTAGATTCACATTAGAAAGAGGATATGTAGTAGAAAGTAAACGCGGTGGTGGAGGGTATATTCGAATTATTAAAGTGCAATTTCATGATAAAGCGAGCGTAATTGATCAAATATTAAGTAGCTTTACTAATAATATTGCACAGTCTAGTTCAGAGGATTATATTCGTCTACTACTTGAAAAAAATGTAATTACTCAGCGAGAAGCAAAAATGATGTTAAGTGTATTAGATCGTTCAGTAATAATGGTTAATTTACCTTATCGAGACGAGTTAAGAGCAAGAATGTTCAAGGCAATGCTAAGAAGTTTAAAGTATAAATAG
- a CDS encoding UvrB/UvrC motif-containing protein, giving the protein MICQECQERPATLHYSKIINGEKTDIHLCEKCANESNNKHIFSEIGGYSVNDLLAGLFKGNTGIYEMKKNKLHQDSQIECPRCKMTFQKFTKIGRLGCSTCYETFMDQMKPIVKRIHSGNVSHTGKIPQKINGAISLKRKLQDLKSQMQNFIDKEDFEQAIKIRDEIREIEKDLQALQKEVE; this is encoded by the coding sequence ATGATTTGTCAAGAATGTCAAGAACGTCCGGCAACATTACACTATTCTAAAATTATTAATGGTGAGAAAACAGATATTCACTTATGTGAGAAATGCGCAAATGAATCGAACAATAAACATATTTTTTCTGAAATAGGTGGCTATTCTGTAAATGATTTGTTAGCTGGATTGTTTAAAGGTAATACTGGTATTTATGAAATGAAGAAAAATAAACTTCATCAAGATTCCCAAATTGAATGTCCTAGATGTAAGATGACTTTTCAAAAGTTTACTAAAATTGGACGTTTAGGTTGTTCTACTTGTTATGAAACATTTATGGATCAGATGAAACCAATTGTTAAAAGAATTCATAGCGGTAATGTATCGCATACAGGGAAAATACCTCAAAAGATTAATGGGGCGATTTCTTTGAAAAGAAAGTTACAAGACTTGAAATCTCAAATGCAAAATTTTATTGATAAGGAAGATTTTGAGCAAGCAATTAAGATTCGGGATGAAATTCGTGAAATTGAAAAAGATTTACAAGCCCTTCAAAAGGAGGTGGAGTAA